A portion of the Acidisoma sp. PAMC 29798 genome contains these proteins:
- the andR gene encoding anthranilate 1,2-dioxygenase regulatory protein AndR produces the protein MMPALRSDSLALRACRLFESSDLDETRERISSVMQPHTLTPIGRKQPHRSHMDFLRMPGVAIGTIAFGEKTIEVPPLDGYCLLIFCLRGQARLRSGKTEMTATAHRGVIVNESQSLHGQFSADCEQFILRIDKTRLAAFSGQRNPMLQPVVDLNRASLQPWVAALRTLATDEQAVKFVREDARIAASYGDLLVQLLVHGHGVRDDRSATRGASPRSVHRALAYIEAHVTEPIQLGDIAEAAGVPLRTLYDAFRRFRGVSPMRHLRNLRLDRVRAQLLTTGRDGSVTTIALDAGFGHLGRFSQDYADRFGEKPSETLRRS, from the coding sequence ATGATGCCTGCGCTCCGATCCGACAGCCTCGCGCTGCGTGCCTGTCGGCTGTTCGAATCGAGCGATCTCGACGAAACGCGCGAGCGGATTTCCAGCGTCATGCAGCCCCATACCCTCACGCCCATCGGCCGCAAGCAGCCGCACCGCTCGCACATGGATTTCCTGCGCATGCCGGGCGTCGCCATCGGCACCATCGCCTTCGGTGAAAAAACGATCGAGGTGCCACCGTTGGACGGCTACTGCCTGCTGATCTTTTGCCTGCGCGGCCAGGCGCGCCTGCGGAGCGGCAAAACCGAAATGACGGCCACGGCGCATCGCGGTGTCATCGTCAACGAGTCACAAAGCCTGCATGGTCAATTCTCGGCCGATTGCGAACAGTTCATCCTGCGCATCGACAAGACGCGTCTCGCGGCCTTCAGTGGTCAGCGCAACCCCATGCTGCAGCCGGTTGTCGATCTCAATCGCGCCAGCCTTCAGCCTTGGGTCGCGGCGTTGCGGACTCTCGCGACCGATGAACAGGCGGTGAAGTTCGTGCGCGAAGACGCACGCATCGCCGCAAGCTATGGCGATCTTCTCGTCCAGCTCCTCGTTCATGGCCACGGCGTACGTGACGATAGGTCCGCGACACGGGGCGCCTCACCACGATCCGTGCATCGCGCCCTCGCCTATATCGAGGCGCATGTCACCGAGCCGATCCAGCTTGGTGACATCGCCGAGGCCGCCGGCGTGCCACTGCGCACGCTGTATGACGCCTTTCGCCGGTTTCGCGGCGTCAGCCCGATGCGCCATCTTCGTAACCTCCGGCTGGACCGGGTGCGTGCGCAACTCCTCACGACGGGCCGTGACGGCAGTGTCACCACCATTGCGCTCGATGCCGGATTTGGGCATCTGGGGCGCTTCTCGCAGGATTATGCCGATCGCTTCGGCGAAAAGCCGTCAGAGACGCTGCGGCGCAGCTGA
- a CDS encoding dienelactone hydrolase family protein, whose amino-acid sequence MTRTISIAAADGRDFSAYLALPSAGSGPAIVLLQEIFGVNDYIRGIADRYAEEGYVVLAPDIFHRLEPGIELGGSDADFAKAFSLYESLDITLAVSDAVATVAAARARPEVIASTNGAGVGVMGFCLGGKLAFLTAAATDVDCAVCYYGGGIDQCLDRASAITAPLMMHFGETDDYLPPDAIARIRERFAGHPDTAIHVYRGAGHAFARPGHHHDASAAALAYTRSLAVFRQAIGPRYDLGAIADYHFYLEFEARDPDTTMTTMVPEPYVNHVPTMTGGVGFEMLHRFYKNHFIGNNPPDMRMVPISRTIGTDRMVDEFVMCFTHTTEVDWLLPNVAPTGCAVEIPMVAIVAFRGDKLFNEHIYWDQASVLVQVGLLDPALIPAICGVDQARKLLDGSLPSNTLMARWATSAPSL is encoded by the coding sequence ATGACGCGCACGATCAGCATCGCGGCGGCAGACGGCCGCGACTTCTCCGCCTATCTCGCGCTCCCCAGCGCCGGCTCCGGCCCGGCTATCGTGCTGTTGCAGGAGATTTTCGGCGTCAACGACTATATCCGCGGCATTGCCGACCGCTATGCCGAAGAAGGCTATGTGGTATTGGCGCCGGATATCTTCCACAGGCTGGAGCCCGGAATCGAACTCGGCGGTAGTGACGCCGATTTCGCCAAGGCGTTTTCTCTGTATGAATCGCTCGACATCACGCTCGCCGTGTCGGATGCGGTGGCAACGGTCGCCGCCGCGCGCGCGCGACCGGAAGTGATCGCTTCGACCAATGGCGCCGGCGTGGGCGTCATGGGCTTCTGCCTGGGTGGCAAGCTCGCCTTCCTCACAGCGGCGGCCACCGACGTCGATTGCGCCGTCTGCTACTACGGCGGCGGGATCGACCAGTGCCTAGATCGGGCGAGCGCGATCACCGCGCCGTTGATGATGCATTTCGGTGAAACCGACGACTATCTTCCGCCGGATGCCATCGCCCGCATTCGCGAGCGGTTCGCGGGACATCCGGATACCGCCATCCACGTCTATCGCGGCGCCGGCCATGCCTTCGCGCGCCCCGGACACCATCATGATGCTTCGGCGGCGGCGCTCGCCTATACACGCAGCCTAGCCGTATTTCGGCAGGCGATCGGGCCGCGCTACGACCTGGGCGCCATCGCGGACTACCATTTCTACCTGGAGTTTGAAGCGCGCGACCCCGACACCACGATGACGACGATGGTGCCGGAGCCTTACGTCAATCATGTCCCGACCATGACCGGCGGCGTTGGGTTCGAAATGCTCCATCGCTTCTACAAGAACCACTTCATCGGCAATAATCCGCCCGATATGCGCATGGTGCCGATTTCGCGTACCATCGGCACGGATCGGATGGTCGATGAATTCGTCATGTGTTTTACCCACACGACGGAGGTGGATTGGTTGCTGCCCAATGTCGCGCCGACCGGTTGCGCCGTGGAAATTCCCATGGTCGCCATCGTCGCCTTCCGGGGCGACAAGCTGTTCAACGAGCACATCTATTGGGATCAGGCGAGCGTGCTGGTGCAGGTTGGGCTGCTGGACCCCGCTCTCATCCCGGCCATTTGCGGAGTCGACCAGGCGCGCAAGCTGCTCGATGGGTCGCTGCCATCGAATACTTTGATGGCGCGCTGGGCCACGTCGGCCCCTAGCCTTTGA
- a CDS encoding carbohydrate ABC transporter permease, with product MRRPTFIANLLLALLALCFLAPMLWLALASVDAHASWSLNWPSLTLAHYRNVTRSDYLWSLGNTFLLALVATLVAVVPAIFGGYALSRRRIPMRDGLMVTILFLTGIPVGIMIIPVFQIFAHFGWLSLVPTGIFLGANSLPFALWLIKTAMDGVPREMEEAAQMERASLLQTIIHVVIPVSLPGIAAAAIFSFINAWGSFIVPLVLISDPDQVTGPLTIYGLIAAANVRYGDIAAFSIVYSLPVVLLYLLMSRSFSGGFLMGGAVKG from the coding sequence ATGCGCCGCCCGACATTCATCGCGAATCTGCTATTGGCGCTGCTGGCACTGTGTTTCCTCGCACCCATGCTGTGGCTGGCGCTGGCGTCGGTCGATGCCCATGCCAGTTGGTCGCTCAATTGGCCTAGCCTCACGCTTGCACATTATCGCAACGTGACGCGATCGGATTATCTGTGGTCGCTGGGAAATACCTTCTTGCTGGCCCTGGTCGCGACCCTGGTCGCGGTGGTGCCCGCGATCTTCGGCGGCTATGCGCTGTCGCGCCGCCGGATTCCCATGAGGGACGGTCTGATGGTGACGATCCTGTTCCTGACAGGCATTCCCGTCGGCATCATGATCATTCCGGTGTTTCAGATCTTCGCGCACTTCGGTTGGCTGAGCCTGGTGCCGACCGGCATTTTTCTCGGCGCCAATAGCCTGCCCTTCGCGCTATGGCTGATCAAGACGGCGATGGATGGTGTGCCGCGCGAAATGGAGGAGGCCGCGCAAATGGAGCGCGCGAGTCTGCTGCAAACCATTATCCATGTCGTGATCCCGGTCTCGCTACCCGGCATTGCCGCAGCTGCGATCTTCAGTTTCATCAATGCCTGGGGCTCATTCATCGTGCCGCTGGTCTTGATCAGCGACCCGGACCAAGTGACCGGGCCGCTCACCATCTACGGCCTCATCGCCGCCGCCAATGTGCGTTACGGCGATATCGCCGCCTTCTCGATCGTCTATTCCCTGCCCGTCGTGCTGCTGTATCTGCTGATGTCGCGCAGCTTTTCCGGCGGCTTCCTGATGGGCGGCGCGGTCAAAGGCTAG
- a CDS encoding carbohydrate ABC transporter permease: protein MTRPDGVGLLLLAPSAVLLVLLFLLPVAYAFYLGLTNITLIGIHAQHYWFTGWTNIHRLLGDTSFWHSLWLTGVFLLGSAVIGVTVVGMALALLLQHASPFWRGLTGAVAIVAWMLPPVSAALIWYAFSTTGGTLSQIFGGHADLLDDHPMLIVIMANIWATAGFSMLMLSSGLRGISKEVLEAARMENASRLQTFLFITLPLMRQIIVTNLLLVTLVILANYALTYIMTAGGPNDATNILPIYSYQQAFTFSNLGYGALIGDVLVLISTVFAYLYVRALRPNKSAA from the coding sequence GTGACACGCCCCGATGGCGTCGGCCTGCTTCTGCTGGCGCCGTCGGCCGTGTTGCTTGTACTGCTGTTCCTGCTGCCGGTCGCCTATGCCTTCTATCTCGGTCTGACCAATATCACGCTGATCGGCATTCATGCCCAGCACTATTGGTTTACCGGTTGGACCAATATCCACCGTCTGCTCGGCGATACCAGTTTCTGGCATTCGCTGTGGCTGACGGGGGTTTTCCTGCTCGGCTCGGCGGTGATCGGCGTCACCGTGGTCGGCATGGCGCTGGCGCTGCTCTTGCAGCACGCCTCGCCCTTCTGGCGCGGTCTGACCGGCGCTGTCGCGATCGTCGCCTGGATGCTACCGCCCGTCTCCGCCGCCTTGATCTGGTATGCCTTCAGCACCACGGGCGGCACGCTTAGTCAGATCTTCGGCGGCCATGCCGATCTGCTCGACGATCATCCCATGCTCATCGTCATCATGGCGAATATCTGGGCGACGGCCGGCTTTTCGATGCTCATGCTGTCATCCGGGCTGCGTGGCATTTCAAAGGAAGTGCTGGAGGCGGCGCGGATGGAAAACGCCTCGCGCCTGCAAACATTCCTGTTCATCACCCTGCCTTTGATGCGGCAAATCATCGTGACCAACCTGCTGCTGGTGACGCTGGTGATCCTCGCCAATTACGCATTGACCTATATCATGACGGCGGGCGGCCCGAACGACGCCACCAATATTCTGCCGATCTATTCGTATCAGCAGGCCTTCACCTTCAGCAATCTTGGCTATGGCGCGCTCATCGGCGATGTGCTCGTGCTGATCTCCACCGTTTTCGCCTATCTCTATGTCCGCGCGCTGCGGCCGAATAAGAGCGCAGCGTGA
- a CDS encoding extracellular solute-binding protein → MTALPMLAHAQAKTVVTLAYGSEYVFDTNDFAKKWYDDVKAAFEAKYPEAEVKLVPIPGGYTDIINKLSLLYRSPSTAPDVAQLPTPALGQFQSSGWLAPIDDKLATADWWKEFPAAIQSEGRFDGKVFAVSTGENDSQLYYNMDMFKKAGLPVPWQPKSWDDVLTAARAIKAKITGVVPLWLNVGTSSGDNGLLQGTGNLLNGSSDATILDPKTNKWVVDSKGLREVLTFTKTVYNEGLGDTLSDLFSPSAVTIPLTLFQQGKLAIAVGSNYYGGNWTKTISSPYWEDAPKVIGVVAIPTVTGQAPGICTTLGGWDLAVSATSKSPNYAWKLLDVMEQETAQIDAANWAGFVPAAESYTKSADFVNFSPPYNAVAAQVLPYGMLTPAKAEYEVWSHALQQATGNLAQHKDMTVDQAIASIKGYVSNQLGADQVETR, encoded by the coding sequence TTGACCGCACTACCAATGCTGGCACATGCCCAGGCGAAAACCGTGGTCACCCTCGCCTACGGTTCGGAATATGTTTTCGACACCAACGACTTCGCCAAGAAATGGTACGATGACGTGAAGGCTGCCTTCGAGGCCAAATACCCCGAGGCCGAGGTGAAGCTGGTGCCCATTCCCGGTGGCTATACCGACATCATAAACAAGCTCAGCCTGCTGTATCGGTCGCCGAGCACGGCGCCCGATGTTGCGCAATTGCCGACGCCGGCGCTGGGCCAGTTCCAGTCTTCGGGATGGCTCGCACCGATCGACGACAAGCTCGCGACCGCCGATTGGTGGAAGGAATTTCCCGCCGCGATTCAAAGCGAAGGCCGCTTCGACGGCAAGGTTTTTGCCGTCAGCACGGGCGAGAATGACAGCCAGCTTTACTACAATATGGATATGTTCAAGAAGGCCGGCCTGCCGGTGCCGTGGCAACCCAAGAGCTGGGACGATGTGCTGACCGCCGCGCGCGCCATCAAGGCCAAGATCACGGGCGTGGTGCCGCTGTGGCTCAATGTCGGGACGAGTTCAGGCGACAATGGCTTGCTGCAAGGCACGGGCAATCTGCTCAACGGCTCCAGCGACGCGACCATTCTCGACCCCAAGACCAATAAATGGGTTGTGGACAGCAAGGGCCTACGCGAGGTGCTAACCTTCACCAAGACGGTCTATAACGAAGGCCTCGGCGATACGCTCAGCGACTTGTTCTCGCCCTCCGCCGTGACGATTCCCCTCACGTTGTTCCAGCAAGGCAAGCTCGCCATCGCCGTCGGCTCCAACTACTATGGCGGCAACTGGACGAAGACGATCTCCTCGCCCTATTGGGAAGATGCGCCCAAGGTCATCGGCGTGGTCGCCATTCCCACCGTCACCGGCCAGGCGCCGGGCATATGCACGACGCTCGGCGGCTGGGATCTCGCCGTCTCAGCGACCAGCAAAAGCCCCAACTATGCCTGGAAGTTGCTCGATGTGATGGAGCAGGAGACGGCGCAGATCGATGCCGCGAATTGGGCCGGATTCGTGCCCGCTGCCGAAAGCTACACGAAGTCAGCCGATTTCGTGAATTTCTCCCCGCCGTATAACGCAGTTGCCGCCCAGGTGCTGCCCTACGGGATGCTGACGCCGGCCAAGGCCGAATACGAGGTCTGGTCACACGCCTTGCAGCAAGCCACGGGCAATCTCGCCCAGCACAAGGACATGACGGTTGATCAGGCCATCGCCAGCATAAAGGGTTACGTCTCCAACCAGCTCGGCGCCGACCAGGTCGAGACGCGCTGA
- a CDS encoding ABC transporter ATP-binding protein: protein MSSVSIDHVWRRFGTQIAVEDLTLDIADGDFLVLLGPSGCGKTTSLRMLAGLESPTEGEIRIDGRIVNDVPPGERDVAMVFQSYALFPHMTVHGNLAFGPRMRRENRAATAAKITDVATVLGLTQLLHRKPSELSGGQRQRVALGRALLRQPKLFLMDEPLSNLDAALRGQMRSELVSLHRRLGITTVYVTHDQVEAMTMATRIAIMFEGKLHQAGTPATIFDDPANIRVARFIGAPRMNILPGFLRHDGTRLVADVLGHSMPLPHALRCRDPAALLRAVSIGVRPTDIALQASPSGDPLTGVVEFIEPMGSETFVTLRIGEHAVVARASGRTRMTLGERVPLRPDPEFVYAFDLETGTALLDRSGLQPVSVSNRLASA from the coding sequence GTGAGCAGCGTCTCCATCGATCATGTCTGGCGCCGGTTCGGCACGCAGATCGCGGTCGAAGACCTGACGCTCGACATTGCGGATGGCGATTTCCTGGTGCTGCTGGGCCCCTCCGGCTGCGGCAAGACCACATCGCTGCGCATGCTGGCGGGGCTGGAAAGCCCTACCGAAGGTGAGATCCGCATTGACGGTCGTATCGTCAATGATGTGCCGCCAGGCGAGCGCGACGTCGCCATGGTGTTCCAGAGCTACGCCCTGTTTCCGCATATGACGGTGCATGGCAACCTCGCCTTCGGGCCGCGCATGCGGCGCGAGAATCGGGCCGCGACGGCGGCCAAGATCACCGACGTCGCGACCGTTCTCGGATTGACGCAGCTGCTGCATCGCAAACCCTCCGAACTGTCCGGCGGACAACGCCAACGCGTGGCACTCGGCCGTGCCCTGCTGCGCCAGCCGAAGCTGTTCCTGATGGATGAGCCGCTCTCCAACCTCGACGCCGCGTTGCGCGGCCAGATGCGCAGCGAATTGGTGTCGCTGCATCGTCGCCTCGGCATCACCACCGTGTATGTGACGCATGATCAGGTCGAAGCGATGACCATGGCGACGCGCATCGCCATCATGTTCGAGGGTAAGCTTCATCAGGCGGGAACGCCCGCGACCATCTTCGATGACCCCGCAAACATCCGCGTCGCGCGCTTTATCGGCGCACCGCGCATGAACATCCTGCCCGGATTTCTGCGCCACGATGGCACGCGTCTGGTGGCCGATGTCCTGGGTCACAGCATGCCGCTGCCGCATGCGCTGCGCTGCCGCGATCCGGCGGCGCTGCTGCGCGCCGTTTCCATCGGTGTTCGTCCCACCGACATCGCCTTGCAGGCGTCGCCATCGGGCGACCCGCTGACCGGCGTTGTGGAGTTCATCGAACCCATGGGCAGCGAAACCTTCGTGACGCTGCGCATCGGCGAGCACGCAGTTGTTGCACGCGCATCCGGCCGCACGCGGATGACGCTGGGTGAGCGCGTGCCGCTGCGCCCCGACCCCGAGTTTGTCTACGCCTTCGACCTGGAAACCGGAACCGCGCTGCTCGACCGCTCGGGTCTTCAGCCGGTGTCGGTGTCCAACCGCCTAGCCTCCGCGTGA
- a CDS encoding sugar phosphate isomerase/epimerase family protein produces the protein MSTIAIANAPVSFGAFEMTVGIDPNTPDGEAVLDAVSNAGYVGIDLGPVGYFGEGEVLARRLSERKLGLAGAYLELPFSEPEPLRDMLPQLDALLDALDAVRDLGPFPPRPTLGDFSDLGRRARPGQAAKDHSLGLDETRFQRFVIGVESVTDRCRRRGYEPTFHNETGTYIEAPWEIERMLDRTSVNLCLDTGHLIIGGGDPVAALRDWGPRINHIHIKDAKRAAIADIVRDAAPAEAIWERGAFCALGHGDVDLDEVLRLIHTSFSGWVVVEQDILPDAGGIAKAAADQSANLRFLQARGF, from the coding sequence ATGAGCACCATCGCGATTGCCAATGCCCCCGTGAGCTTCGGCGCCTTCGAAATGACCGTCGGCATCGATCCCAATACGCCTGACGGCGAAGCGGTGCTGGATGCCGTTTCGAATGCCGGCTATGTCGGCATCGATCTCGGCCCCGTCGGCTATTTCGGAGAAGGCGAGGTGCTCGCGCGGCGGCTATCGGAGCGTAAGCTGGGACTTGCCGGTGCCTATCTCGAACTGCCCTTCAGTGAACCTGAGCCTTTGCGGGACATGCTGCCGCAACTCGATGCGCTGCTTGATGCCCTGGATGCCGTGCGCGACCTCGGCCCCTTCCCGCCGCGTCCGACATTGGGCGATTTCAGTGATCTCGGCCGTCGCGCGCGTCCGGGTCAGGCCGCGAAGGATCACAGCCTGGGTCTGGATGAAACCCGCTTCCAGCGCTTCGTCATCGGCGTGGAAAGCGTGACCGATCGCTGCCGCCGTCGTGGCTATGAGCCAACCTTCCATAACGAGACCGGCACTTATATCGAAGCGCCGTGGGAGATCGAGCGGATGCTTGATCGCACCAGCGTCAACCTCTGTCTGGATACCGGCCATCTCATCATCGGCGGCGGCGATCCCGTGGCGGCACTGCGGGACTGGGGACCGCGCATCAACCATATCCATATCAAGGATGCCAAGCGCGCGGCGATTGCCGACATCGTGCGCGATGCGGCACCGGCTGAAGCGATTTGGGAGCGAGGTGCCTTCTGTGCCCTGGGCCATGGCGATGTCGATCTCGACGAGGTTTTGCGCCTAATCCACACAAGCTTCTCGGGCTGGGTCGTGGTCGAGCAGGATATTCTGCCGGACGCCGGCGGCATCGCCAAAGCCGCCGCCGATCAGTCGGCCAATTTGCGATTTCTTCAAGCGCGCGGGTTCTAA
- a CDS encoding Gfo/Idh/MocA family protein codes for MKIGLIGCGVIAQVMHLHFLAEMPELFEIAAVCDVSREVAEACAQRYHVPLVMEDWRDLVAAPIDAVMVLTPGSHAPIAIAVAEAGKHVFVEKPLCFSPAEGRAMIAAADKARVVMLVGYNKRYDPAYERLQADMAEVTDLRLARVTTFESPFEPYVAHFPMHIGAALSDAIIAPLRQETADRLETAVGGDAASRRLYHTILLDSMVHELNALRGILGEPDGVEFADLGRHGATIVLRFGDRRAILTWIDLPGFARYQMEFAFFAPDRRLTLAFPSPYLRNAAATLTEEVGVSGTTESSSTSRMLSYHAGFKTELVHFHDCIVNGTAPRTPASDALRDIALCGAILEAHRTCAPVANPTSGADA; via the coding sequence TTGAAGATCGGCCTTATCGGCTGCGGTGTCATCGCCCAGGTGATGCATCTGCATTTCCTGGCCGAAATGCCGGAGCTTTTCGAGATTGCGGCAGTCTGCGATGTCTCCCGGGAGGTCGCGGAGGCCTGCGCGCAACGCTACCACGTGCCTTTGGTCATGGAAGACTGGCGGGACTTGGTCGCCGCGCCCATCGATGCCGTAATGGTGTTGACACCGGGCAGCCACGCACCGATCGCCATCGCCGTCGCCGAAGCCGGCAAGCATGTTTTCGTCGAAAAACCTCTCTGCTTTTCACCCGCTGAGGGCCGCGCGATGATCGCCGCCGCCGACAAAGCGCGTGTCGTCATGCTCGTCGGATACAATAAGCGTTACGATCCGGCTTATGAGCGGTTGCAGGCAGACATGGCGGAGGTCACGGATCTGCGCCTTGCGCGCGTGACGACCTTCGAATCGCCGTTCGAGCCGTATGTCGCGCATTTCCCGATGCATATCGGCGCGGCCTTGTCGGACGCGATTATCGCGCCACTGCGACAGGAAACGGCCGATCGCCTGGAAACGGCGGTCGGCGGCGATGCGGCATCGCGCAGGCTGTATCACACCATTCTTCTCGATAGCATGGTGCATGAACTGAATGCGCTGCGCGGCATTCTCGGTGAGCCGGACGGGGTGGAGTTCGCCGATCTCGGCCGCCATGGGGCCACGATCGTGCTGCGTTTCGGCGACCGGCGCGCTATCCTCACCTGGATCGATCTGCCCGGCTTCGCCCGCTACCAGATGGAGTTCGCCTTCTTCGCGCCCGACCGCAGGCTGACGCTCGCCTTCCCCTCCCCCTATCTGCGCAATGCGGCGGCGACGCTTACCGAGGAGGTTGGCGTTTCCGGCACCACCGAATCCTCCAGCACAAGCCGGATGTTGTCCTATCATGCCGGCTTCAAGACCGAGCTTGTGCATTTCCATGATTGCATCGTGAACGGCACCGCCCCGCGCACCCCGGCTTCCGATGCGCTGCGTGACATCGCCCTGTGTGGCGCGATCCTTGAGGCGCATCGCACTTGCGCGCCTGTGGCGAACCCAACCAGCGGAGCGGACGCATGA
- a CDS encoding LacI family DNA-binding transcriptional regulator, which yields MTLPPSPRHKPPTIHDVARLSGKSKSTVSNVIRNAPGVNPQTRESVQAAIAELGYQLNIVARQLVQQRSAVIGVVVGDLANPFYAEMAKFIENFASSRGFQVMFCNTQVDEDVELTGIRNLIEHRVAGLMFLAYAGDAAGARHVVADRLPVVFVTCAADWGDVVAVDDFAAAAAATRHLIALGHRRIAYFADSVREEKADTDRRGGYAGALADAGLEPLVLRWHRKPHTVVAEGVIVPVETILTGVGRVTAVFAANDLHAIDVLDCADRAGLRVPHDLSIIGFDDVALARIARIGLTTIAQPKEMLAELAVDTLTQRIKGELQGGFIRHSLDFTLISRATTAKAPIDDDRHSA from the coding sequence TTGACGCTGCCACCCAGCCCACGCCACAAGCCGCCAACCATCCACGATGTCGCCCGGCTGTCGGGCAAGTCGAAGTCGACAGTGTCGAACGTCATTCGCAACGCACCCGGCGTCAATCCACAGACGCGCGAAAGCGTGCAGGCCGCCATCGCTGAATTGGGCTATCAACTCAATATCGTGGCGCGGCAGTTGGTGCAGCAACGCAGCGCCGTGATTGGTGTCGTGGTCGGCGATCTTGCCAATCCCTTCTATGCCGAGATGGCGAAGTTCATCGAGAATTTCGCCTCCTCACGCGGCTTTCAGGTGATGTTCTGCAATACCCAGGTCGATGAGGATGTCGAATTGACAGGCATCCGCAACCTGATCGAGCATCGCGTCGCGGGGCTGATGTTCCTGGCCTATGCCGGTGACGCGGCCGGGGCGCGGCACGTGGTGGCCGACCGCCTTCCCGTCGTCTTCGTGACCTGCGCTGCCGATTGGGGCGATGTCGTCGCGGTCGATGATTTCGCCGCCGCCGCCGCCGCAACCCGCCATCTCATCGCCCTCGGCCACCGCCGCATCGCCTATTTCGCGGACAGTGTGCGCGAGGAAAAGGCCGACACGGATCGGCGCGGCGGTTATGCTGGGGCACTGGCCGATGCGGGGCTGGAACCGCTGGTTCTGCGGTGGCACCGCAAGCCCCATACCGTCGTGGCAGAGGGCGTCATCGTGCCGGTGGAGACGATCTTGACAGGCGTCGGACGCGTGACAGCCGTTTTCGCGGCCAATGATCTGCATGCGATCGATGTACTGGATTGCGCCGATCGCGCCGGCCTCCGCGTTCCGCATGATCTTTCCATCATCGGATTCGACGATGTCGCCCTCGCCCGCATCGCCCGCATCGGCCTCACCACTATCGCGCAGCCGAAGGAAATGCTCGCTGAACTCGCCGTCGATACGCTCACCCAACGCATCAAGGGCGAGTTGCAAGGGGGCTTCATCCGCCACAGCCTCGACTTCACGCTGATTTCCCGTGCGACCACAGCGAAGGCACCGATCGACGACGACCGTCATTCCGCTTGA
- a CDS encoding zinc-binding dehydrogenase, with protein sequence MASARAAVVERPGRIEIRNFEIADPEPGAVILKMRYSGICGTDKHTFLGESKQYAGTPHERDLTYPLICGHENVGEVVATGGVVCDSEGRVLKPGDRIVPGANVACGQCRFCRNGFPYYMCEHLEDYGNSLHCGRAPHLLGGWAEHMYLLPGSVLFRVPDSLPDHVAVLTEIMAVTHGVEKANALLGQFGGTPFGGSVAVLGVGPLGLCHLIKARLLGAAQIIATDRHATRLQMARDFGASLTLSVDETTPEERIARVRESTGGIGADMVLDCSGVPASFVEALKMVRVGGVVVEAGAFVDLGPVQINPNSDICTKNVSIIGIGGETATSYLAGMRLMAANLDRLPFDRIVTHRMPLDRAEEAMAIAQDGASMKVVFAPNGVPAR encoded by the coding sequence ATGGCATCAGCACGCGCGGCCGTCGTCGAACGGCCCGGACGGATCGAGATTCGGAACTTCGAGATCGCGGACCCCGAGCCGGGCGCGGTCATTCTCAAGATGCGCTACTCGGGCATTTGCGGCACGGACAAGCACACGTTTCTCGGCGAGAGCAAGCAATATGCCGGCACGCCGCATGAGCGTGACCTCACCTACCCGCTGATCTGCGGCCATGAGAATGTCGGCGAGGTTGTCGCGACCGGCGGCGTGGTGTGCGACAGTGAAGGCCGGGTGCTCAAACCCGGTGACAGGATCGTGCCAGGCGCCAATGTGGCTTGCGGGCAATGCCGCTTCTGCCGCAACGGCTTTCCGTATTACATGTGCGAGCATCTGGAAGATTACGGCAATAGCCTGCATTGCGGACGGGCGCCGCATCTGCTCGGCGGATGGGCCGAGCACATGTATCTGCTTCCAGGCTCCGTGCTGTTTCGTGTGCCGGATAGCTTACCCGATCATGTCGCGGTGCTGACCGAAATCATGGCCGTGACGCACGGTGTCGAAAAGGCCAATGCCTTGCTCGGCCAGTTCGGTGGCACGCCCTTCGGTGGTTCCGTCGCGGTGCTGGGCGTCGGCCCGCTGGGTCTTTGTCATCTCATCAAGGCGCGGCTTCTAGGGGCTGCGCAGATCATCGCGACCGATCGCCACGCCACACGATTGCAGATGGCGCGCGACTTCGGCGCGAGCCTGACGCTGTCGGTGGACGAGACAACGCCCGAGGAACGCATCGCCCGCGTGCGTGAGTCGACGGGCGGCATCGGCGCGGATATGGTACTCGATTGTAGCGGTGTGCCGGCGAGTTTTGTGGAGGCGCTGAAGATGGTGCGTGTCGGCGGTGTGGTTGTGGAGGCTGGTGCCTTCGTTGATCTCGGCCCCGTGCAAATCAACCCGAATTCGGACATTTGCACTAAGAATGTGAGCATCATCGGTATCGGCGGCGAAACTGCGACGTCCTACCTGGCGGGGATGCGCCTGATGGCCGCCAATCTGGACCGCCTTCCTTTTGACCGCATCGTCACCCACCGTATGCCGCTCGACCGCGCTGAGGAGGCGATGGCCATCGCCCAAGACGGTGCCTCCATGAAAGTGGTCTTTGCACCGAACGGCGTACCGGCCCGTTGA